AGCGGCATCCTGTTAGCTAGCGCAGTGATACAACTGTATCCATTCATTACCGGGAAGCTTTTGCATCACCAACCCACAAAATCTGAGCAAGGATGTTGTCATCAGCGGCTCCATTCCCCAGCCCCAGCAGCCTCCTTTCGCCGACAATACCAAGGACACCAAAGCCCCCGTTATTCTCCCTTCCGCGGTCTCGCTCTCGCCTCCACCTCCGAGCTCGATCCCCCGAGATCAAGGGGGCAGTCGCCGGAGCAGCAGGAGCCCTCGCCTCCTCTTTCATGGCGGGTGCCCAGCCGCAGACGCGCGATGGCCAAAACGAAGGGCTAGAGGAGGCTATGAAGCTGCTGTTCGTCGAGATGGGCGTCGGGTACGACCAGCACGGCCAGGACatcactgccgccgccgtgcgcgcctGCAAGGACGCCATCTCCTCCAACTCCATC
The Brachypodium distachyon strain Bd21 chromosome 2, Brachypodium_distachyon_v3.0, whole genome shotgun sequence genome window above contains:
- the LOC100824994 gene encoding uncharacterized protein LOC100824994 translates to MLSSAAPFPSPSSLLSPTIPRTPKPPLFSLPRSRSRLHLRARSPEIKGAVAGAAGALASSFMAGAQPQTRDGQNEGLEEAMKLLFVEMGVGYDQHGQDITAAAVRACKDAISSNSIPAFRRGSIPGVNSEQMKLQIKLGVPRPVQHLLDFERIKAVFPYGEITSIEVVEGGMICSSGTCIEAMGDKNDDCYIVNAAVYVGY